AAGTACAATGGAACAGTGGTCGTCTGTCTGCACCTGTTTTTGGAGTTAATCTATAATGTCTAGTTTTGGTTGTAATGCCACAGCAAACAGAAAGAGTGTTGGTCTAGAAATGCTCTCTTGTGAATATCAATGAATAATTCAGAACACCAACTTCATGACTTTTTTTTGAATAACTAAATATCCCTGACTACATGTGTAAGACTGAGGTCTTTgtgactgattggctgatgtgagagaaaGCCAAGTCAAGGCTGAAGTGAACTTTAGGTACcggtactgtacatatattcaaGCTTGATCATACTGTAGGCTTTAACCTGACACCCTGTACTATCCTCCATTCAGTGTCGATTTCAAATCCAtttaaatggaaacaaaataGAGGTCAAATAGCTGAATTACCGGCACTGAAGGAAACAAATATAATATGTGCTCCTGTGGTCCCAACAGCACCACTTTTTGCATGAAATACTGCTAACAGATTAATACATCATGttcttatttttcatttcattgattTAGGACTATGTGCTTGGTATTTTATATTACTGTTTTGAGACATAAAGATATTTAATCATAATGGTCATCACATTTATCTGGATGGAAGAAACTTGACCATGCATACAAGAGCTAGTGATGTTGTGATGAAAGTAACTTATCttcaacataaaatacatatacacctgATTAGGTGTAGGCAAGGCTAGAATTATACCTGgcaaaactgaaattttctgCCATGTCTCCTCTGTTTCCATTGGTGTGTTTCTGGTAGAACCTCAAATATGTCCAGCTGACAAGAATACCTAATCCAAACATGAATGGATAGGGTCCATCTAACGCTCTTAGCAACCGAAGTATGATGACTACACACAGCAGGAGTAGGGGAATGTGAGTATTTCGTAGTTTCCCAAACGGCGATGGCAGCAACACGTGATCGGGCATCACTTGTTTGACAGCTACCGAGAATCCTGCGATGTACCCTGCCAGTCCATGAATGTGGCTTTTGAAGAGATACTCCTCATTTCTAGTGGCgaagtaaatgaaaatatacacgAAGGACGTCGATAATGCAACTCCTAGATTTACAACGGCAAAGAAAATAAGCATGTCCATAGCTCCCCATAGTGGTTCCAAAAGTTTGCCACAAAGAATGACAACTGCAATATCAGCTACCACCTCCCAGATATGAAACTCCACGAAGCAATGAGTGAAGTACGTCCATATCCAGAAGTTAGGTGGCATAACATAGCCTGGAGTGACTGTCACATAGGGGATAATGGAAGATAGGAATGAAAGAAAGTATCCCAATGTAACTGCTGCTGCAACAAACTTTACCACGACGCTACTCTTGCCAACAGCAGCAGAAAATTGTTCTTTGAAATACGGCAAGTTCCGTCTAACCACCTTCGCCGCCATGTTGTTAACCTCGCTGTGACATCACATCCGCCGAACTGTAGACCCAAAATAGATTACCACGTGGTCAGCTGAGGGCAAGTGCACGCCGTGTTTATATTCAGCTCAACCAGGTTCCATTGAAATGTAGTAAGTCCATAGACAGCTCATTCATTCCATCTTCAGACTTTAGCCGAGAGTATAACAGGGCTATTATTAAATAATGTTAGAGATAGAGATAATAATAGAGGTAAATATgagcttttttcatttattattcatttgtttatttactttggTCTGTTGATAGCTTTAACACAGTGTCTTACATAGCCTAGTGCATATGGTCCCTGAGATTTTTTTATTCGGTAAAGTTAAAACAATATCATAAACTGttgtttctattttttaatatttccttgATCTGTTCAAAGAAGATTACGGATAATGCCAAGTTGTTAATAACGATTTTGTCTATATAttcaatatttatattattcaaTATATATGTGATGTCTCCTGTCGAAAGAGTGTGTAATAAAACAGggtttttttgtcaaattacatttggTCAAATACtcaaatatagatatataatacTCAAAAATTCAAATCTGAATATTTTCTATGCTACCTCTATGCTACACATCAAAAAGGGAGGTAACGGGTGATGTCAGTTCCCTCCCCTTTGTTATTATGCCGAACTTCAGTCTGTGGAAATGGCGCTTTCTGTGATATTCACATGTGAACGGTGCTGTTAACCTGAGTGTCTTCATTTAACGGTAATTTGTTTCAGTTAACTGTACTATAACTCCGAGAACTGGGTTTGTTTATATACTGACTTCCATACCAAGGGTGCAGTCCATATACCTCTAGGCATTAAGACAAAATAAGAtactaacaacaacaacaacactgggTGAGATTGGACTCAAGAATGTTGATAGTAATGAAAAGGATGTAATCCAAACAACCTAATTTTTTTGCGCATAGTGTGGTTGACCTACTTTATGTTAGCTATCTAACGTTGTGCCTGAAAACTGAAGGAAGATAAAATTCTGacgttagttttttttttaaagtgaagaGTTGGACCTGAGATGACAGGCGATGTTGTTAGGTTTAGTACAATTTGGTTCGGATAAGCCTGGCTCCGATTCAGAGTCAGAGAACGCTTTGTTTAAAAATCTCATTCTCATGCCATTGACGTAACACATTGACCTCACAATTGAGTAAAAAATAACATGTTAAGTATGTTTCCAAGGCTCAATAAGTTTGCATATAGCCTAATGAGGAGTTCTGAGTTCAAACTCACTTGttgtcaaaggtaaaaatagtccccctgtatcatgtgacttgcaAAAAATGTTTCTCATGTTCTCACGATGCGATTTGTAGTACCAATTTGCAGCATTTGACTTGTAGTGTTGAACAAAAATTGCATGTAACATGGTCGCATGCGACTTATCTCTGATGTCACATTTTTCTCGTTCACTTCTGGCATTTTTATAAGCACGTTTGTCATGATGAGTTGATTACTGTAAATTATATGATTCATAATTTCATAGTAGATCTTGAGAGAGATAGTAAGCAATAAGTTGCTCAGTTTCAGTGAGCGGCACACCAGTCTGCTTTTCCCAGTATAAGCATGTGTATCGTCTGCTTCTTTAGACATGGTTGTTGACAAGCTTTGATTGGTAACACAAAGGGGCATAACTTACAATGGGAATAATTGATGCGAATTGATTGGCCAGCATGTGATTTTGTAGCATGAAAATTGAGCTTTCTCTAGTTCTTTTGGCTGTCACAACTCGTTGAATATGAGAAATATCAATATGATTCGGGTGTTCTGACGGTTCGAATCAGTTGTATGCTACAAGCTGGTACTACAAATCGCATCATGAGAATGAGCCTTAAGGGTTAAATGTTTCGTACTGAGCCAAAACCCAAGAATGTGCAGCATTCAAGGGATTTGTCGAGCTACGAAACAAGGTTATGGGGTATCGGATTACATAACAAGCACCAAGACGAAGGTGGTTAAGTCTGTTCTGTcctaaaaagaaagaaaatgtgaCAGAAATGGCATATTTCATATTCTCTCTCCGCAGAGGTCATATATTTCAGACCTATCAAGGTTATTCTATTACCATtgacctagatatttcaaaACTGCGTATGTATGACATCATGCCTCATTGTTGAGTGCTGTAGAAGTgcactgtacatgcattatgaTGCATactgctgagctcagattggaacatttgatgttgtttgaaagggcATCtcttaatatgtatatttgcacaccaCCAGCACCTAACAGCGGGGTAAAACAGGCAACCTTAGTAAACATGAATTTATCAATCACTTGTCTTGCCGTGTTCTAGAGGCACAAGTGAATCCTCTTTCCTGTAGAgtcttctcaagttcacaaacgatCAGTTCCTTGTTTGTCTTTTCTAAATAACTTTTGGCGAAACTTTTAAATTTGTAGCATGAAAATTGTGGCAATCCCACAATAGTTGCCGGACATTTTTgataggtcacatg
Above is a window of Liolophura sinensis isolate JHLJ2023 chromosome 7, CUHK_Ljap_v2, whole genome shotgun sequence DNA encoding:
- the LOC135470197 gene encoding transmembrane protein 115-like, producing MAAKVVRRNLPYFKEQFSAAVGKSSVVVKFVAAAVTLGYFLSFLSSIIPYVTVTPGYVMPPNFWIWTYFTHCFVEFHIWEVVADIAVVILCGKLLEPLWGAMDMLIFFAVVNLGVALSTSFVYIFIYFATRNEEYLFKSHIHGLAGYIAGFSVAVKQVMPDHVLLPSPFGKLRNTHIPLLLLCVVIILRLLRALDGPYPFMFGLGILVSWTYLRFYQKHTNGNRGDMAENFSFASFFPSKIQPFVAVLANTIFSGMVRMKICKKPQRKYDVSSPTTITISLPGTDPQDAERRRQVALKALNERLSKSTDLPTKWPSMEEPDAESSKPSSSTAKLPSKLESTGIEKRAPSPKLPIPDFKESSNDADMSSVGDS